Within Pyxidicoccus trucidator, the genomic segment GCGCGGCCGTCGTGGCCGTGCCGCTGTTCCGCAAGCTGCGCCTCGGCTCCATCCTGGGCTACCTGGCCGCGGGCCTGGTCATCGGTCCGTTCGGGCTCGGACTCTTCTCCGAGTCCGCCTCGGTGATGCACGTCGCGGAGTTCGGCGTCGTGCTCTTCCTCTTCGTCATCGGCCTGGAGCTCAACCTGTCGCGGCTGTGGGCCATGCGCCGCGACATCTTCGTGCTCGGCACGGCGCAGGTCGTCCTCACCGGCCTGCTCACCATGCTCTATCCGCTCCTCGTGGTGGGGCGCCCGTGGCAGGCCTCACTCATCGCGGGGCTGGGCCTGTCGCTGTCGTCCACGGCGCTCGTCATGCAGCTGCTGGGCGAGCGCGGGGAGGTGCAGCAGCCCCACGGGCAGAAGGCGTTCGCCATCCTGCTGTTGCAGGACCTGGCCATCGTCCCGCTGCTCGCGCTGGTGGCGCTGCTGTCCCCGCAGGACTCGGCGGGAGGAGAGCCGGCGTGGCTGTCCGCGGCGAAGATGGTGGGCGGCGTCGTCGCGGTGGTGCTCACGGGCCGCTACCTGCTCAGCCCCTTCTTCCGGGTGCTCGCGAGCGCGGGCGCCCATGAGGTGATGACGGCCGCCGCCCTGCTCGTCGTCGTCGCGGCGGCCACGGTGATGACGTACGTCGGGCTGTCCGCGGCGCTCGGCGCATTCCTCGCGGGCGTGCTGCTCGCGGAGTCGAGCTACCGGCACGAGCTGGAGGCCGACATCGAGCCCTTCCGGGGCCTGCTGCTCGGCCTCTTCTTCATCACCGTGGGCATGACGGTGGAGCTGAGGGTCATCGCGCGGCACTGGCCCCTGCTGCTCGGGGCCCTCGTCACCGTCACCGTCATCAAGACGGGGGTGGTGTATGGGTTGATGCGGCTGCTCCGGAGCGACCACGAGGTGTCCATGCGCACCGCGCTGCTCCTGCCCCAGGGCGGCGAGTTCGGCTTCGTCCTCTTCGCCACCGCGGTGTCGGCCGGAGTCATGGCGCAGGAGCAGGCCACGCTGCTCGTCGCGCTCGTGACGCTCACCATGGCGCTCACGCCGCTGCTGGCCGTGCTCGCCCCACGGCTCGCCCGCACGCGCGCGAGACCCGAGCGCAAGGAGACCTTCGAGGGGGTGCGCGGCTCCGTGCTCATGATTGGCTTCGGGCGCTTCGGCCAGGTGGCCAGCCAGCTGCTGCTCGCCGAGGGCGTGGACGTCACCGCCATCGACAACGACGTGGAGATGATTGAAGCCGCCGAGCGCTTCGGCTTCCGGGTCTACTTCGGCGACGGCACGCGGCTGGACGTGCTGCGCGCGGCGGGCGCGGAGCGGGCCCGGCTCATCTGCGTGTGCGTGGAGAAGAAGGAGTCCGCGTCCCGCATCGTGGAGCTGTGCCGCACGACGTTCCCCCTCACGCCGGTGTACGCGCGCGCGTTTGACCGCGTGCACGCGCTGGAGCTGCTGGAGCACGGCGCGCACTACCAGCTCCGGGAGACCTTCGAGAGCGCCATCGCCTTCGGGCGCGCCGCGCTGGTGGGACTGAGGCTGCCGCCGGAGCGCGTGGCGACGGTGGAGGAGGACGTCCGCCAGAGAGACCGCGACCGCTTCGCCCTGCAGCAGCAGGGCCGGGACTACAGGGCAGGCAACGACAAGCTCTACACCCGCCCCGTCCCGCGTCCCGAGCCGTTCATCCCTCCCCAGCGGCAGGCCGTCTCGCTGAACCTGGCCCCGAGGGAGGACGAAACCTCCGAGAAGAAGAAGTAGGGCGGGGAGCGCCAGTGCCCTCGCCGGCCAGCGCCAGCTCTACGAGCTTCGCGCTGCTGGAGCCGGGGCAGGCGCGCGTCACCCCGCCACGATGAGGTCCGCGTCCCACGTCACGGAGGACGCGGCCCCGGCTGCGGCCTCCTCCCGGAGCGAGTCGTCCCCACGGGCGTCCGGAGCCGCAGCGTCACCGCGGGCGGAGGCTCACCGACGCACGACTCCAGGAACCCCAGGTCGGGACCCACGCCGCAGAACACCCCGTTGCCCGGGAGCCCCGGGTCCCCACCATTGCGCGCGGGGGAGTTGGCGAGCGTGAAGTAGTCATTGTTGAGCGGGTCCTCCACGAAGCGCGGGTCCGCGACGCGGCTGAGCGCATCCTGCCCGCTGCGCCTGCGCCAGCCCTCCAGCGTCGTGTCCTGCCCGTCCACCCGGAAGGTGATGGCCACGCCCGGCCGGAACGTCAGGTTGCGGTCCGACACCAACCCCTTCAGCCCCGCCCACTTCACGTCGAACGCGCGCGGCGTGTCGTGGACGATGTTGCCCATGACGCGCAGCCCCTCCGCGGGGCCATGGTCTCCGTCGCCAAGCTTGAGACCCCCCACCGGCAGGGACGCCAGGGTGTTGTGGTACAGCCGCACGCGCCGGCTGGTGCCCACGCGCAGCCCGTCCCCGCTGCCCCCCTTCTCCGTGGTGCCGTTGAACACCAGGTTGCGCCGCACGATGACGTCCGTGACGGGCACGTCCCAGATGAGGTTGCCGCCGAGCGACAACCCGCGCCCGCTGTTCCACACGCGGTTGCCCTCGATGAGGATGCGGCGCGCGGAGTAGTGCACCACCATCGCGGCGCCCTGCGGCGCGGTGCTGGCCGGGCGGTAGCCGTAGAACTTGTTGCCCCGGATGGTGACGCGGTCACACGTCTTGATGTCGACGGCGTTCTCCCGGTCCTCGTGGAAGCGGTTGCCCTCCACGGTGATGTCGATGGGGATGTTCGTGCCCGGCGTGGTGTCCGGCCCCTGGCACTGGAACGAGTCACCGCCGTTGCCCCAGGCCTCGTTGCCCTGGATGAGGATGCGCGCGCTGTCCGGCTGCACGAGCAGACCGTGGCTGTCCTTCGACGCGCCCCACCGATAGTCATGCACCTTGTTGCGCAGGAAGCCGATGTCCGCCGCGCCGCCGTAGAACGTCACCGCGGCCGGCCCCTGGCCACCCGACACCCGGCTGCTCCGCACGACGACATGCCGCGCACCCTGGAAGCGGATGCCGTGCGCCTCCGAGCCCGCCGCCTGGATGTCGAAGCCGTCCACCACCCAGTAGCTCCGGGCGATGCGCAGCATGGGGCCCGTCTTCCCGTCGCCTCCACGCAGCACGGGCTTCGCGCCGGGAGCCGCCAGGAGCTGGATGGGCGCCTCGGGCTCGCCATCTCTCGCAATGCCGCCGATGTCCACCCGCTCCCGATACGTCCCGTCATGCACCCA encodes:
- a CDS encoding monovalent cation:proton antiporter-2 (CPA2) family protein gives rise to the protein MAASSEDPLHFQALIFLGAAVVAVPLFRKLRLGSILGYLAAGLVIGPFGLGLFSESASVMHVAEFGVVLFLFVIGLELNLSRLWAMRRDIFVLGTAQVVLTGLLTMLYPLLVVGRPWQASLIAGLGLSLSSTALVMQLLGERGEVQQPHGQKAFAILLLQDLAIVPLLALVALLSPQDSAGGEPAWLSAAKMVGGVVAVVLTGRYLLSPFFRVLASAGAHEVMTAAALLVVVAAATVMTYVGLSAALGAFLAGVLLAESSYRHELEADIEPFRGLLLGLFFITVGMTVELRVIARHWPLLLGALVTVTVIKTGVVYGLMRLLRSDHEVSMRTALLLPQGGEFGFVLFATAVSAGVMAQEQATLLVALVTLTMALTPLLAVLAPRLARTRARPERKETFEGVRGSVLMIGFGRFGQVASQLLLAEGVDVTAIDNDVEMIEAAERFGFRVYFGDGTRLDVLRAAGAERARLICVCVEKKESASRIVELCRTTFPLTPVYARAFDRVHALELLEHGAHYQLRETFESAIAFGRAALVGLRLPPERVATVEEDVRQRDRDRFALQQQGRDYRAGNDKLYTRPVPRPEPFIPPQRQAVSLNLAPREDETSEKKK
- a CDS encoding right-handed parallel beta-helix repeat-containing protein — protein: MRWTTITLRTCWTLLLLAAAPALAQPPPDTDVGIGAQVRPDLSFALREPQRVFHVSTEGNDGNPGTEAQPWRTLRHAVSRLRPGDAAWVHDGTYRERVDIGGIARDGEPEAPIQLLAAPGAKPVLRGGDGKTGPMLRIARSYWVVDGFDIQAAGSEAHGIRFQGARHVVVRSSRVSGGQGPAAVTFYGGAADIGFLRNKVHDYRWGASKDSHGLLVQPDSARILIQGNEAWGNGGDSFQCQGPDTTPGTNIPIDITVEGNRFHEDRENAVDIKTCDRVTIRGNKFYGYRPASTAPQGAAMVVHYSARRILIEGNRVWNSGRGLSLGGNLIWDVPVTDVIVRRNLVFNGTTEKGGSGDGLRVGTSRRVRLYHNTLASLPVGGLKLGDGDHGPAEGLRVMGNIVHDTPRAFDVKWAGLKGLVSDRNLTFRPGVAITFRVDGQDTTLEGWRRRSGQDALSRVADPRFVEDPLNNDYFTLANSPARNGGDPGLPGNGVFCGVGPDLGFLESCVGEPPPAVTLRLRTPVGTTRSGRRPQPGPRPP